One stretch of Deinococcus ruber DNA includes these proteins:
- the gabT gene encoding 4-aminobutyrate--2-oxoglutarate transaminase: MTQGRTTQEYLEDRQQYVARGVSNGHAIITARAENARLWDVDGREYIDFVGGIGVLNVGHNHPRVVAAIQQQAELFLHTCFQVAMYPGYIDLIRRLSQRAPITGAVKGALFSTGAEATENAIKMARSYTGRPAVISFTHSFHGRTLMGMSLTGKASYYKQNFGPFAPEVYHAPAPYAYRGVSGEQALERLHELLRTTVDASQVAAIIIEPVMGEGGFLPMPFDFLRGLRELCTEHGIVFIADEVQSGIGRTGKFFAIEHSTDERGRVEPDLIPFAKSIGGGLPISGVIGRAEIVDAPAPGGLGGTYAGNPLACAAANAVLDIFEQDDLLGRSVQVGTVLRAGLDRMAARFPQIGEVRGLGAMLALELVEDRSSKTPASALAQKVVEAARERGLLLLKAGMYASVIRVLVPLTATDDDLREGLARLEAALEVATGVGETVGV, encoded by the coding sequence ATGACGCAAGGCAGGACGACGCAGGAGTATCTGGAAGACCGTCAGCAGTATGTGGCGCGTGGCGTGTCCAACGGGCATGCCATCATCACGGCGCGGGCCGAGAATGCCCGCCTGTGGGACGTGGACGGGCGCGAATACATCGATTTCGTGGGCGGAATCGGCGTGCTGAACGTGGGCCACAATCATCCGCGTGTGGTGGCGGCCATTCAGCAGCAGGCCGAGTTGTTTCTGCACACCTGCTTTCAGGTTGCCATGTACCCCGGCTATATCGATCTGATTCGCCGCCTGTCGCAGCGTGCCCCCATCACGGGCGCGGTCAAGGGGGCGCTGTTCAGCACCGGGGCCGAGGCCACCGAGAACGCCATCAAGATGGCCCGCAGCTACACGGGCCGCCCGGCGGTCATCTCGTTCACGCACTCGTTTCACGGGCGCACCCTGATGGGCATGAGCCTGACCGGGAAGGCCAGCTATTACAAGCAGAATTTTGGCCCCTTTGCCCCCGAGGTCTACCACGCGCCCGCGCCCTACGCGTACCGGGGCGTCAGCGGCGAGCAGGCGCTGGAACGGCTGCACGAACTGCTGCGAACCACCGTCGATGCTTCGCAGGTGGCGGCCATCATCATCGAACCCGTGATGGGTGAGGGCGGCTTTCTGCCGATGCCCTTCGACTTTCTGCGCGGGCTGCGTGAACTGTGTACCGAGCACGGCATCGTATTTATTGCCGATGAAGTGCAGAGCGGGATAGGGCGCACCGGGAAGTTTTTCGCCATCGAGCACAGCACCGACGAACGGGGAAGGGTCGAACCCGACCTGATTCCCTTTGCCAAGAGCATCGGCGGCGGGCTGCCCATTTCCGGCGTGATCGGCAGGGCCGAGATCGTGGACGCGCCCGCACCGGGCGGGCTGGGCGGCACCTACGCGGGCAATCCGCTGGCCTGTGCCGCCGCCAATGCCGTGCTGGACATCTTCGAGCAGGATGATCTGCTGGGCCGCTCGGTGCAGGTGGGCACGGTGCTGCGGGCCGGACTCGACCGGATGGCCGCCCGCTTTCCGCAGATCGGTGAGGTGCGCGGCCTGGGCGCGATGCTGGCGCTGGAACTCGTCGAAGACCGTAGCAGCAAAACGCCCGCCTCAGCGCTGGCGCAGAAGGTGGTCGAGGCCGCCCGCGAACGTGGCCTGCTGCTGCTGAAGGCAGGCATGTACGCCAGTGTCATCCGGGTGCTGGTGCCGCTGACCGCCACCGACGACGATCTGCGCGAAGGGCTGGCCCGCCTGGAAGCGGCGCTGGAAGTGGCGACCGGGGTGGGGGAGACGGTGGGCGTGTAG
- a CDS encoding amidohydrolase, which yields MSELLLHNAAFLTLNERQPHAEALLIRAGRVAAVGSLADVQAQAAPGSERRDLGGSVVTPGLNDAHIHVWKVGQLRTTSLDLRGLTDLPELYRRVAERAAALSPGDWLVGRGWNEALLGGEGPTRRGLDEVSPQNPVLLTRTCAHIHAVNSPALEAARITSGTPAPGGGEIQFAAGLLYETAFGLVTRAMPTPDAAQYERWISAGLTYLASLGLTSVTDPAVDPPLYAAYRALDARGELPIRVNLLYMRRPDGGADTYPLPEMYVSDRLRCDSVKFFTDGGLSGATAALAVPYRNTPEPTRGMLRFEDADLYALAEEAHVANWRIGAHAIGDRALDQLLKVYERLERTHPGGKRHRIEHFGLPDAEHLRRAADLGIHAVPQAIFLHELRGNFARYLPPDYWARTYPLRSMLDAGLNVALSSDGPVVREVRPLVGLQAAVQEPMVPGQQLTALEALRAYTLGGARAQGDHDNLGTLESGKWADLSVLSADPLTHARPGEIEVRASYVAGVETESKIGVSAS from the coding sequence GTGTCTGAGCTGCTGCTGCATAACGCTGCCTTCCTGACGCTGAACGAGCGCCAGCCGCACGCCGAAGCGCTGCTGATCCGTGCGGGCAGGGTCGCGGCGGTGGGTTCTCTGGCAGACGTGCAGGCTCAGGCGGCCCCCGGTAGCGAGCGGCGCGATCTGGGCGGCAGCGTCGTGACGCCCGGCCTGAACGACGCGCATATTCACGTGTGGAAGGTGGGTCAGCTCCGCACCACCAGCCTCGATCTGCGCGGCCTGACCGATCTGCCCGAGCTGTACCGCCGGGTGGCCGAGCGGGCCGCTGCCCTTTCGCCGGGAGACTGGCTGGTGGGGCGCGGCTGGAACGAAGCGCTGCTGGGCGGCGAAGGCCCGACCCGCCGGGGACTCGACGAGGTTTCGCCGCAGAACCCGGTGCTGCTCACACGCACCTGTGCCCACATCCACGCGGTGAACTCGCCCGCGCTGGAAGCCGCCCGCATCACCTCCGGCACGCCAGCGCCGGGGGGCGGTGAAATTCAGTTCGCGGCTGGCCTGCTGTACGAGACGGCCTTCGGCCTCGTCACCCGTGCCATGCCCACCCCCGACGCCGCGCAGTACGAGCGCTGGATTTCGGCGGGCCTGACGTATCTGGCCTCGCTCGGCCTGACCAGCGTGACCGATCCTGCCGTCGATCCGCCGCTGTACGCCGCGTACCGGGCGCTGGACGCACGCGGCGAGCTGCCAATCCGCGTCAATCTGCTGTACATGCGCCGTCCCGACGGGGGAGCCGACACGTATCCGCTGCCCGAGATGTACGTGTCAGACAGGCTGCGCTGCGACAGCGTCAAGTTCTTCACCGACGGCGGCCTGAGCGGGGCGACGGCGGCGCTGGCGGTTCCGTACCGCAACACCCCCGAACCCACTCGCGGCATGCTCCGCTTCGAAGACGCCGATCTGTACGCGCTGGCCGAAGAAGCGCACGTGGCGAATTGGCGCATCGGGGCGCACGCGATTGGCGATCGGGCGCTGGATCAACTGCTGAAGGTGTACGAGCGGCTGGAACGCACGCATCCGGGCGGAAAGCGGCACCGCATCGAGCATTTCGGACTGCCGGATGCCGAGCATCTGCGCCGCGCCGCCGACCTGGGCATTCACGCGGTTCCGCAGGCCATTTTCCTGCACGAGCTGCGTGGCAATTTTGCCCGTTACCTGCCGCCCGACTACTGGGCGCGTACCTATCCGCTGCGCTCGATGCTGGACGCCGGGCTGAACGTGGCCCTGAGTTCCGATGGGCCGGTGGTGCGCGAGGTGCGTCCGCTGGTGGGGCTTCAGGCCGCCGTGCAGGAACCGATGGTGCCGGGGCAGCAGCTCACGGCGCTCGAAGCGCTGCGGGCGTATACCCTGGGCGGCGCACGCGCTCAGGGCGACCATGACAATCTGGGCACGCTCGAAAGTGGAAAATGGGCCGATCTGAGCGTGCTCAGCGCCGATCCACTCACCCACGCTCGCCCAGGCGAAATCGAAGTGCGGGCCAGCTATGTGGCGGGCGTGGAAACGGAAAGTAAAATCGGCGTCTCTGCCAGCTAG
- a CDS encoding nitrilase produces MNDVSALTPHASSQNGRFVVVNSQAWMADGLTEVQRACFPDLSEAELMGPEHFRQHLQVFPEGQFAVWDNEQRRVAASSTDLRIDVDFAHYAHPYMEEVGNNTLSTHQPGGAWLYGADIGVHPEYRAQGLSTLLYGARQQLVRRLGLRGHVAGAMPKGYCQHADAMPIEEYVYRVGLNELKDPVLSVQLRRGYRVWGIIPDYLDDASCCNYGVFIIWRNPELGWPERARV; encoded by the coding sequence ATGAACGATGTCTCCGCCCTGACGCCCCACGCCAGCAGCCAGAACGGGCGCTTCGTGGTGGTCAATTCACAGGCGTGGATGGCCGACGGTCTGACCGAGGTGCAGCGGGCCTGTTTTCCCGACCTGAGCGAGGCCGAGCTGATGGGGCCAGAGCATTTTCGCCAGCATCTTCAGGTGTTCCCGGAAGGTCAGTTCGCCGTCTGGGACAATGAACAGCGGCGCGTGGCGGCCAGCAGCACCGACCTGCGGATCGACGTGGATTTTGCCCACTACGCCCATCCGTACATGGAGGAAGTCGGCAACAATACCCTGAGCACCCACCAGCCCGGCGGCGCGTGGCTGTACGGCGCGGATATCGGCGTTCACCCGGAGTACCGCGCCCAGGGCCTGAGCACGCTGCTGTACGGAGCGCGGCAACAGCTGGTGCGGCGGCTGGGGCTGCGCGGGCACGTGGCGGGGGCGATGCCGAAAGGTTATTGCCAGCACGCCGACGCCATGCCCATCGAGGAATACGTGTACCGCGTGGGTCTGAACGAACTCAAAGACCCGGTGCTGAGTGTGCAACTCAGGCGCGGCTACCGCGTCTGGGGCATCATTCCCGATTATCTGGACGACGCGAGCTGCTGCAATTACGGCGTGTTCATCATCTGGCGGAACCCGGAACTGGGGTGGCCGGAGCGTGCCCGTGTCTGA
- a CDS encoding aspartate aminotransferase family protein, which translates to MPSIQLNTALPGPKSQAMQQRRRDHVTAALGQTVPLTVQSAFGSLIHDVDGNTVIDLIGGIGVLAVGHNHPDIVQSITEQAQQAINPGMLVVNHDNYAQVAELLNRHAPGDFRKKTILANGGAEAVENAVKIARYYTGRAGVVVFEGAYHGRTNLTMAMTSKYGLFKKNMGPFAPEVYRLHVPNMYRVPTGMTPEQYLQWSCDQLDFALTAYIDGSAIAAFVIEPVLGEGGIVPIPARFLEKVREVCDRVGAVMIADEIQSGSGRTGKLFAIEHSGVVPDLITVAKSLGAGLPISAVVGRAEIMDAPHLGAVGSTYGGGPLACAAAVASLKLLTDPEFLAGAERIEATVRRVFEGVQKDVPALGDIRGIGAMMAIEFVKDDAKTPWPELVMEIVGRSFRRGVIVMRAGLFTNAVRFLPALNIPQDQLEEALGIVADVVREVYREQSAQPVTA; encoded by the coding sequence ATGCCCAGCATCCAACTGAACACCGCCCTTCCCGGCCCCAAGTCTCAGGCCATGCAGCAGCGCCGCCGCGACCACGTGACCGCCGCGCTCGGGCAGACCGTACCGCTCACCGTGCAGTCGGCGTTCGGTTCGCTGATTCACGACGTGGACGGGAACACCGTCATCGATCTGATCGGCGGGATCGGCGTGCTGGCGGTGGGCCACAACCACCCCGATATCGTGCAGTCCATCACCGAGCAGGCGCAGCAGGCCATCAATCCGGGCATGTTGGTGGTCAATCACGACAACTACGCGCAGGTGGCCGAACTGCTCAATCGGCACGCCCCCGGCGATTTCCGCAAGAAGACCATTCTCGCCAACGGCGGCGCGGAAGCGGTGGAAAACGCCGTCAAGATCGCCCGCTATTACACCGGGCGGGCGGGCGTGGTGGTCTTTGAAGGCGCGTACCACGGGCGCACCAACCTGACGATGGCGATGACCAGCAAGTACGGCCTGTTCAAGAAGAACATGGGGCCGTTTGCGCCGGAAGTGTACCGCCTGCACGTGCCGAACATGTACCGCGTGCCCACGGGCATGACGCCCGAACAGTACCTCCAGTGGAGCTGCGATCAGCTCGACTTTGCGCTGACCGCGTATATCGACGGCTCGGCCATCGCCGCGTTCGTCATCGAGCCGGTGCTGGGTGAGGGCGGCATCGTGCCCATTCCCGCCCGGTTTCTGGAGAAGGTGCGCGAAGTGTGCGACCGAGTGGGCGCGGTCATGATCGCCGACGAGATTCAGAGTGGTTCGGGACGCACCGGGAAGCTGTTCGCCATCGAGCACAGCGGCGTTGTGCCCGATCTGATCACCGTCGCCAAGAGCCTGGGGGCCGGGCTGCCGATCAGTGCGGTGGTGGGCCGCGCCGAGATCATGGATGCGCCGCACCTGGGCGCGGTGGGCAGCACTTACGGCGGAGGGCCGCTCGCCTGCGCCGCCGCCGTCGCCAGCCTGAAGCTGCTGACCGACCCGGAGTTTCTGGCGGGTGCAGAGCGCATCGAGGCCACCGTGCGCCGCGTCTTTGAAGGCGTGCAGAAAGACGTGCCCGCGCTGGGCGACATTCGCGGCATCGGGGCGATGATGGCGATTGAATTCGTAAAGGACGACGCCAAAACTCCCTGGCCCGAACTCGTCATGGAGATCGTGGGGCGCAGCTTCAGGCGCGGCGTCATCGTGATGCGGGCGGGGCTGTTTACCAACGCCGTGCGCTTCCTGCCGGCCCTCAATATCCCGCAGGATCAGCTGGAGGAAGCGCTGGGCATCGTGGCCGACGTGGTACGCGAGGTCTACCGCGAACAGTCGGCGCAGCCCGTGACGGCATGA